The Deltaproteobacteria bacterium sequence AACCGTCTGCTCCGGCTATGGCAACGTCATCATCTGTTTCGACACCTATGACAAAACCAGATGGACTTTGTGCCAACCAGAATAGGGCACGCTCAAACTGATAGATAAATCCCGCGTTAGCTCCCGGTGCTGAGTGATGGTTTAGACGCATACTAATTCTTAAACCTCCGCTCTACGGTCATTTTAAAATCTTCAGTTCGCGATTCCAGATCCGTGGTTAGAAACCTCCTCGCCGTTAAAAGATGCAGTTGAGCCAAACCGTAAGTGTCGTTGTTGCGCTCGTCCCAGTTGATATAATGGGGCGTTCTCTCATGGTTCACGGGCTCGTAACCTCCGCGTCGTTCAGCAAGGCGGTGATGCGTCTATTGCCCTTGAGCAGGTCTTGCATAAGGGCGGTTTTGAGGGAGCGGAGTTTTTTGAAACTCTCAAAGCATGTACTGATGGTTTTTCTCATGCTGGTGAATCGTTTGACAATCTCGCATTGCTCATTCAAGCTGCTCGGGAATGCCGCATGTATGGCTCTTAGGTTTGTCGGATTGATATTAACTTGCTGGACTGCTGGGGTGGCGAGTCTGCGCATCGCAATCTGGGTTGGCTCCCAGTTCAGCCAGACATTCAACAGTTCCGAAAGCAGCATATCAGGGTCTGGATTCAAGCGAACAAGATACGAAGCAAATGTCGCTTTCCCTACCTGGCCTCGCCAAATGCCAGTTCGACCAACATGTTCCCAACTATTCGTTCTATTGAACAATACATCACCATCTCGCAGCCACAATTTTTCAGGGACTTTTAGGTCGGTGTATTTCAGGTCAGAAATATCAGCCTCCCCTTCGAATAAATTATTCATTCGCAATACAGGATTTCCAGACTCACCAAGTGAAGTTGAGATGCCATATTCTGCTGACGGAACAAAGCGTGACAAAAGCGTGCAGTCCCACTCCACCGGAATTCTGCCAATCGGCGAGTCTTTGAACTGGTGGGTTTGTTCAGAGCGGAGGTTGCAGTGTTCGTCGATGCCGCGGGTGAGGAGGTCCTGCATCAGGCCGGTCTTGATGCGCTGCTGCTTGGCAATCAACGCCTCGGTCTGTTCAATGGCCCTGTCCACCGTCGAGAGGATCTCGGCGATTTTAGTTTGTTCGATCCATAATTCTGGGTACTCGAACGTAATCTTCTTCAGCTTTTCTTTATTTAGAGTTGCTCCCTTAATTGCCTGATCAACATCTTGCAAAAGATCCCACTGATGAAGTCCGTGGAACAAGTAGTGCGGATTGATTCTGTTGGAGTTCAATCCCGCAATCGCCTCATTTGTATATAGAGGCACTCCAGCAAATGCGACTCGACCAATGCTCAGCTTGAAACTAAGGAGAACAGTTCCCTGTTTCTGCAATTTTGCGTTAGAATGCTTAATGCCAGAATCTGAAAGGTATTCTGCTGTATCAGTAATTACAGATCTATTGAGATCTTTTATTGACACCCAGAGGTTTGACGACTCCTTAGATACATCCCAAAAGCTTGGGTTACTACGGGATGGGGTTCCACCAATCTCAATTGAGCATAATTCGCCAAGCCGGCCTGACCTCCATCCTTCCACAGCCTTCACTTCACACCTCTCTCTTCACCCTTCGCTTGCCATTCTTCATCCCACATGTCACGATAGGCATAGACATACGAAGCGGTTGCCTTCGGGTCTATTCCGAAGTAGTAGCGGCAGAGTTTTTTATATAACCGGACCATCGCTGCGTCGAAGCCAAAATCGAGCATACCGTCAAGCAGGTGTTCGATGCGCCGGGGATCGCGGCGCCGGGTTCGCAAGATATCCTCTACTTCAGGGACATATTGTTTTTCAGCTTGCCGCGCAAGCCGACGGCCTGCCCGCGCAATTTCGCCGATAGACTGAACAAGGTCATCCATCTGCGGTTTCGCTTTACTTTTCATCAGCCCCTCCAATGCCTTTCAAATTTCCCCCCTTTCGCTCTTAAACGTTCCTCCGAAATAACCAAGGCTTTGGAGAAACCCGTCCAGCGCCTTCAAGGTTTCGGTACGTTCGGCTCCCAGTTCGCGGCTGGAGACAGCATATTT is a genomic window containing:
- a CDS encoding restriction endonuclease subunit S; amino-acid sequence: MKAVEGWRSGRLGELCSIEIGGTPSRSNPSFWDVSKESSNLWVSIKDLNRSVITDTAEYLSDSGIKHSNAKLQKQGTVLLSFKLSIGRVAFAGVPLYTNEAIAGLNSNRINPHYLFHGLHQWDLLQDVDQAIKGATLNKEKLKKITFEYPELWIEQTKIAEILSTVDRAIEQTEALIAKQQRIKTGLMQDLLTRGIDEHCNLRSEQTHQFKDSPIGRIPVEWDCTLLSRFVPSAEYGISTSLGESGNPVLRMNNLFEGEADISDLKYTDLKVPEKLWLRDGDVLFNRTNSWEHVGRTGIWRGQVGKATFASYLVRLNPDPDMLLSELLNVWLNWEPTQIAMRRLATPAVQQVNINPTNLRAIHAAFPSSLNEQCEIVKRFTSMRKTISTCFESFKKLRSLKTALMQDLLKGNRRITALLNDAEVTSP